The following DNA comes from Agromyces mangrovi.
CGATGCGCGGGTGGTCGACCGAGTAGCCGCGCGGCGCGGTGCGCAGGGCGTCGTCGCGCATGGGCGAGAACCCGTCGGCCGCCGTCTCCTCGAGCGTCGCCTCGAGGTCGCCCGCGAGCTTCGGGTCGTCCACGATCTCGCGGAACCGCGCGAGCGCCTTCGGCGGCACCTCGAAGCTGCCGCCGCCGACGAGCAGTCCGTCGGCGCTGAGCTGGAGGTAGTGCGCGACCGACGCGCGCGACACGAGCCCGATCTGCACCTTGTACGGCGACTTGTCGGCGCTGAACCGCACGTCGCGGTACGGGCGGAAGATCTTCACCGGGCCGAACTCGACCGCGAGCTCCTCGCCGAGCGCCGCGAACGGCCCCCGTACGCGCTCCTCGTACCTGGCCTTGTGCTCGGCCCACCACGCCTTCGTGTTGTTCGCCGCGAGTTCGGTGAAGAACGCCGGTGCGTCAGGGTCGAGTCCGGTGAATGCCCCCATCCGCCGATCGTAGCGCCGGGATTCACGCGAGTGGTGAGCGATCGTCACCTCGGTGAAACACGGCGGGCGGATGCTGGGCGCAACGCAACAGGCACGAGGGGAGGGCGCATGGACGACGTCACGGTCGCGCTGGCGATCGCGCTCGCGGCGGCATCCGTCACCCTCGGCGCGCTCGCGCACGCGGCGCTCTGCCCCTACGTCACGCGCACGACCCGGCACCGCGCGCTCATGCTGCAGGCCGCCGCGCCGGTCGTCGGCAGCGTGTGCTGGCTCTGCTACGGGGCCGTGCTGCACGCGCGCGTGCAGTGGGCGGTCTTCGCGATGACCCGCTGGGCACGCATCAACGGGTAGTGGTCAGGCGCCGGTGACGGCGATCACCACGAGGGCCGTCACCGCGACCACAGTCGAGAGGATGCCGCCCAGCACGAGCGGTCGCGCCCCGGTCGCGCGCAGCGCACGCACGTCGGTCGAGAGCCCGATCGCCGCCATCGCGGTCGTGATGAGGAACGTCGCGGCCTGCCCGAGCGCCGCCTCAGCGGCATCCGGAATCACCCCCAGCGACGCGATCGCGGCCATCACCAGGAACCCGACGAGGAACCACGGCACCAGCCCGAGCACGCGGCGCACGGTGAGCGGCGGATGCTCCGAGCCCGCCTCGCGCACGGCCCGGCGCCGCACGTGCACGGCCAGCCCGACCGTGATCGGAATGATCATGAGCGTGCGCACGAGCTTCACCACGATCGC
Coding sequences within:
- a CDS encoding DUF2461 domain-containing protein, translating into MGAFTGLDPDAPAFFTELAANNTKAWWAEHKARYEERVRGPFAALGEELAVEFGPVKIFRPYRDVRFSADKSPYKVQIGLVSRASVAHYLQLSADGLLVGGGSFEVPPKALARFREIVDDPKLAGDLEATLEETAADGFSPMRDDALRTAPRGYSVDHPRIELLRLKHLAIGRSEPPADWMWTPDALDIVRDQWRTVSIWCDWLRENLGAEIAAGAGRRR